The uncultured Desulfovibrio sp. genome contains a region encoding:
- the pheA gene encoding prephenate dehydratase produces MDDSNSHWPKDHPAAAADRQAASPDEAGARLAAIRHEIDAVDQDLLALFNQRAALSLEVGRIKADVPGIIFKPLREKEVLDSLATRNPGPLPEDHLRAIWREIFSSSRSLQRPQNVAYLGPEGTFSYFAGVEYLGHAAQFRPCNDITQVFQEVASGQCELGVVPLENSLQGTVGVSFDLFLKYDVHIQAELFSRISHCLLSNAPSLAAVRTVYSHPQPLAQCGAWLRAHLPGAGLVPVESTAAAAQYAAGKEDAAAIGHGKLADLMGIAVLARRIEDEPGNWTRFVIIGPGDARSGSRTGGPQPGHTGADKTSLLFTTADKAGALSSVLDLLASNGINMRKLESRPLRGQRWKYVFFADVESDLEDPRYAPLLEKLHEVCTSFRILGSYPTGPQLDRLDLHSETPEQPAS; encoded by the coding sequence ATGGACGACAGCAACAGCCACTGGCCCAAGGACCACCCCGCAGCCGCAGCAGACCGTCAGGCAGCCTCTCCAGATGAGGCGGGCGCGCGCCTTGCCGCCATCCGGCACGAGATTGACGCCGTGGATCAGGATCTGCTCGCGCTCTTTAACCAGCGGGCGGCCCTGAGCCTCGAAGTGGGACGCATCAAGGCCGATGTGCCGGGCATTATATTCAAGCCCCTGCGGGAAAAGGAAGTGCTGGACAGTCTGGCAACGCGCAACCCCGGTCCCCTGCCGGAGGATCATCTGCGGGCCATCTGGCGCGAGATATTTTCTTCCTCCCGCTCCTTGCAGCGGCCCCAGAATGTGGCCTATCTCGGCCCGGAAGGCACGTTTTCCTACTTTGCGGGCGTGGAATATCTGGGCCATGCCGCCCAGTTCCGCCCCTGCAACGATATTACGCAGGTCTTTCAGGAAGTGGCTTCCGGCCAGTGCGAGCTCGGCGTGGTGCCGCTGGAAAATTCCCTTCAGGGAACCGTGGGCGTGAGCTTTGACTTGTTCCTCAAGTACGACGTGCATATTCAGGCCGAACTGTTTTCGCGCATTTCGCACTGTCTGCTGAGCAACGCGCCCTCGCTGGCCGCCGTGCGCACCGTGTATTCCCACCCCCAGCCCCTGGCCCAGTGCGGCGCATGGCTGCGCGCCCATCTGCCCGGCGCTGGCCTTGTGCCGGTGGAATCCACCGCTGCCGCCGCCCAGTACGCCGCTGGCAAGGAAGACGCTGCCGCCATTGGTCACGGTAAGCTGGCCGACCTCATGGGCATTGCCGTTCTGGCCCGCCGCATTGAGGACGAGCCCGGCAACTGGACGCGCTTTGTGATCATCGGCCCCGGCGATGCGCGCTCGGGCAGCCGCACGGGCGGCCCGCAGCCCGGCCATACCGGCGCGGACAAGACCTCGCTGCTGTTCACCACGGCAGACAAGGCGGGCGCGCTCTCAAGCGTACTTGACCTGCTGGCAAGCAACGGCATCAACATGCGCAAGCTGGAATCGCGCCCCCTGCGTGGGCAGCGCTGGAAATATGTATTTTTTGCCGATGTGGAAAGCGATCTCGAAGATCCCCGCTACGCCCCCCTGCTGGAAAAACTGCACGAAGTCTGTACCAGCTTCCGCATACTGGGCAGCTACCCCACAGGGCCGCAACTGGACCGTCTTGACCTCCACTCGGAAACACCGGAGCAGCCAGCCTCATGA
- a CDS encoding 3-dehydroquinate synthase II family protein, producing the protein MSRIYFNCVPFDKGDVTLALESGVDGVIVPRKHVEEVSGLSRCPVWAAEDTAMMTLTVKADEEAVLERLHKGERVVLARGWEVIPVENLLAQSDSVLAEAATLDEARLAAGILERGVAGIVVSREAVADLKTIVSQCKLSQGHEELLPAVITRVESVGLGHRVCADTLSILRKGQGMLVGNSSAFTFLVHAETERNEYVAARPFRVNAGAVHAYVRLPGDKTTYLGEFKAGQEVLIVDANGETSLATLGRVKIEVRPMLLVEAQVTTEDGVKTGAVFLQNAETIRLTTPGGEPVSVVSLKPGDTVLCRLDEAGRHFGMRIREDIREI; encoded by the coding sequence ATGTCCCGCATCTATTTCAACTGCGTTCCCTTTGACAAGGGCGATGTGACCCTGGCGCTGGAATCCGGCGTGGACGGAGTTATTGTGCCGCGCAAGCATGTGGAAGAAGTTTCCGGTCTTTCGCGCTGCCCAGTGTGGGCCGCCGAAGATACCGCCATGATGACGCTCACCGTCAAGGCTGACGAAGAAGCCGTGCTCGAACGGCTGCATAAGGGCGAGCGTGTGGTTCTGGCTCGCGGCTGGGAGGTAATACCTGTGGAAAACCTTCTGGCCCAGAGCGACAGCGTTCTGGCTGAGGCCGCTACGCTGGACGAGGCCCGCCTTGCCGCAGGAATTTTGGAACGCGGTGTGGCGGGCATTGTTGTATCCAGAGAGGCCGTGGCCGATCTCAAGACCATTGTCAGCCAGTGCAAGCTTTCGCAGGGGCATGAAGAACTGCTGCCCGCCGTGATCACCCGTGTGGAATCCGTGGGCCTCGGACACCGAGTCTGCGCTGATACGCTCTCCATCCTGCGCAAGGGCCAGGGCATGCTGGTGGGCAATTCCAGCGCCTTTACCTTTCTTGTGCATGCGGAAACCGAGCGCAACGAGTATGTTGCCGCCCGCCCCTTCAGGGTCAATGCGGGGGCTGTGCATGCCTACGTGCGCCTGCCCGGCGACAAAACCACCTATCTTGGCGAATTCAAGGCGGGGCAGGAAGTGCTGATCGTGGACGCCAACGGCGAAACCAGCCTTGCCACCCTTGGCAGGGTCAAGATTGAAGTGCGCCCCATGCTGCTGGTTGAAGCCCAGGTTACCACCGAAGACGGCGTTAAAACCGGCGCGGTATTTTTGCAGAATGCCGAAACCATCCGCCTGACGACCCCCGGCGGCGAGCCGGTAAGCGTGGTGAGCCTGAAACCAGGCGATACCGTGCTGTGCCGTCTGGACGAAGCTGGTCGCCATTTTGGCATGCGCATCCGCGAAGACATCCGGGAGATATAA
- a CDS encoding 2-amino-3,7-dideoxy-D-threo-hept-6-ulosonate synthase, producing the protein MYLGKKIRLERIINRTNGRTIIVPMDHGVTIGAVEGLVDMRDTVNDMATGGADAVLMHKGLVRCGHRNAGSDIGLIIHLSASTTLSPLGNTKTLVGTVEEAIKHGADCVSVHVNLGDPNERLMLADLGRVAESCDNWGIPLLAMMYARGPQIQNGYAKDVVAHCARVGVELGADIVKVPYTGDAESFSEVVAACCVPVVIAGGERMDSTRQILQMVQDSLSAGGAGISVGRNVFQHPNRVALVKALRAIVHDNVSVDQAMEIVGE; encoded by the coding sequence ATGTACCTTGGAAAAAAAATCCGCCTGGAACGCATCATCAACCGCACAAATGGCCGTACCATCATTGTTCCCATGGATCACGGCGTGACCATTGGTGCTGTTGAAGGTCTGGTGGACATGCGAGACACCGTCAACGACATGGCCACGGGCGGCGCGGACGCAGTGCTCATGCACAAGGGCCTTGTGCGTTGCGGCCACCGCAACGCGGGCAGCGACATCGGTCTTATCATCCACCTCTCCGCCTCCACCACGCTTTCGCCCCTCGGCAACACCAAAACCCTTGTGGGCACGGTTGAAGAAGCCATCAAGCACGGCGCAGATTGCGTTTCTGTCCACGTGAACCTGGGAGACCCCAACGAACGCCTCATGCTGGCCGATCTGGGCCGTGTGGCCGAATCGTGCGACAACTGGGGCATCCCGCTGCTGGCCATGATGTACGCCCGCGGCCCCCAGATCCAGAACGGCTACGCCAAGGACGTGGTGGCCCACTGCGCCCGCGTGGGCGTTGAGCTGGGCGCGGATATCGTCAAGGTGCCCTACACCGGCGATGCGGAAAGCTTCTCTGAAGTCGTGGCCGCCTGCTGTGTGCCTGTGGTTATCGCTGGTGGCGAGCGCATGGATTCCACCCGCCAGATCCTCCAGATGGTTCAGGATTCGCTGAGCGCAGGCGGCGCGGGCATTTCCGTGGGCCGCAACGTCTTCCAGCATCCCAACCGCGTTGCTCTGGTCAAGGCCCTGCGCGCCATCGTACACGACAACGTTTCCGTGGATCAGGCCATGGAAATTGTAGGAGAGTAA
- a CDS encoding bifunctional oligoribonuclease/PAP phosphatase NrnA — protein sequence MAGATDHIALLQKWRAGLSKDDRWCILINADPDALASALALKRIMIHKVHNVDIARINEVTRPDNLAMIRYLNIPVRPWQPENADQYTHFAMVDSQPHHSKAFQGLHFDCIIDHHPLPRVANNIAACSLAGPALLRDIRPNMGATSTMMARYLKALRMRPGPRLATALLYGIRTDTAAFERSGGEDDFRAYQWLSRHADNGLLRRILRSEYLREWLPLFSRAFRSLADCRGGGAFASLNEVNSADLLVAVADFFTRVHGLRWIAVSGVVDKTVIVIFRGDGGRDIGRLADACFYDVGQAGGHRNLARAEFPLSAVPEGVKPGDFVLKRLETRKLRRKTTAPDAPSDPAERGTA from the coding sequence ATGGCTGGCGCCACAGACCACATCGCCCTGCTGCAAAAATGGCGGGCAGGTCTCAGCAAGGACGACCGCTGGTGCATCCTCATCAATGCCGACCCCGATGCCCTGGCATCGGCGCTGGCGCTCAAGCGTATTATGATCCACAAGGTGCACAACGTGGACATTGCGCGCATCAATGAGGTGACCCGGCCCGACAACCTGGCCATGATCCGCTACCTGAACATCCCGGTGCGCCCCTGGCAGCCTGAAAATGCCGACCAGTACACCCACTTTGCCATGGTGGATTCCCAGCCGCACCACAGCAAGGCTTTTCAGGGCCTGCACTTTGACTGCATTATCGACCATCATCCCCTGCCCCGCGTTGCCAACAACATTGCGGCATGCTCGCTGGCTGGCCCGGCCTTGCTGCGTGATATCCGCCCCAATATGGGCGCCACCAGCACCATGATGGCCCGCTATCTCAAGGCCTTGCGCATGCGCCCAGGGCCAAGGCTTGCCACAGCCCTGCTGTACGGCATACGCACAGACACGGCGGCTTTTGAGCGCTCCGGCGGCGAAGACGATTTTCGCGCGTATCAGTGGCTTTCGCGCCATGCGGACAACGGCCTGCTGCGCCGTATTCTGCGTAGCGAATACCTGCGGGAATGGCTGCCGCTGTTTTCACGCGCATTCCGTTCCCTTGCCGACTGCCGAGGCGGCGGAGCCTTTGCCTCGCTCAACGAGGTCAACAGCGCAGACCTTTTGGTGGCAGTGGCGGACTTTTTCACACGGGTGCACGGCCTGCGGTGGATAGCCGTGAGCGGCGTGGTGGACAAAACCGTTATCGTGATCTTTCGCGGCGATGGCGGACGGGACATTGGCCGTCTGGCGGACGCCTGTTTTTACGACGTGGGCCAGGCTGGCGGGCACCGCAATCTGGCCCGCGCGGAATTTCCCCTGTCGGCAGTGCCGGAAGGCGTCAAGCCCGGCGATTTTGTGCTCAAAAGGCTTGAAACGCGCAAGCTGCGGCGCAAAACAACAGCTCCGGATGCCCCCTCCGACCCCGCAGAACGTGGCACCGCCTGA
- the cbiR gene encoding cobamide remodeling phosphodiesterase CbiR, whose product MSQDSGDQPLQPDTPHLRPARFAGRLAAPSFVLPAGVAENARFLAGKVDEVGLCFFEAQSCLDYGPQDLPPDLATLPLRWHVHLPVDLPWPSSKSSAAHPARRAAQLALSVLGKAAFLQPRCAVLHPPQGSPMMQRSRLAGFASHWKSCCHIPLLLENVAHSDIACLGQGFLQDHGLGLCLDVGHLLGYGQKNLLVSTLPEQATMTHWSAPGDGDRHLPLTAFTPGQAQTAAALMQRIPDSAVHMVEIFNWDRLAASLPVLEALAQPHSGE is encoded by the coding sequence ATGTCCCAAGATTCAGGCGACCAGCCGCTCCAGCCAGACACGCCGCATCTGCGGCCCGCACGCTTTGCAGGCCGTCTGGCCGCGCCGTCCTTTGTGCTGCCCGCCGGAGTGGCGGAAAATGCGCGTTTTCTGGCTGGCAAGGTGGACGAGGTTGGACTGTGCTTTTTTGAAGCTCAGTCCTGCCTGGATTACGGGCCGCAGGACTTGCCGCCCGATCTGGCAACCCTGCCCCTGCGCTGGCATGTGCATCTGCCCGTTGACCTGCCCTGGCCCTCCAGCAAGAGTTCTGCCGCGCATCCTGCCCGCCGGGCAGCGCAATTGGCATTGTCTGTACTTGGCAAGGCGGCATTTCTTCAGCCGCGCTGTGCCGTGCTGCACCCGCCCCAAGGCTCGCCGATGATGCAGCGCAGCCGTCTGGCAGGGTTTGCCTCTCACTGGAAAAGCTGCTGTCATATTCCGCTGTTGTTGGAAAACGTTGCCCACAGCGATATTGCCTGCCTTGGACAGGGATTTCTTCAGGATCACGGACTGGGGCTGTGTCTGGACGTAGGGCACCTCCTGGGCTATGGTCAAAAAAACCTGTTGGTTTCGACCCTGCCAGAGCAGGCGACCATGACGCACTGGAGCGCCCCCGGCGACGGCGACCGGCATCTGCCCCTCACGGCTTTTACGCCCGGGCAGGCGCAGACCGCAGCCGCCCTCATGCAGCGCATACCCGATTCGGCAGTACATATGGTCGAGATATTCAACTGGGATCGTTTGGCCGCATCCCTGCCGGTGCTGGAGGCGCTTGCGCAACCGCATTCCGGCGAATGA
- a CDS encoding insulinase family protein yields the protein MNKHGFTLLTEQHLHEVDGTARLWRHEATGAQLLSINNSDENKCFGVNFRTPPADSTGVAHILEHSVLCGSDKYPVKEPFVELMKGSLQTFLNAFTFPDKTCYPIASCNLRDFYNLIDVYIDAVFHPRIDEDIFRQEGWHVEAETSDGPWSYKGVVYNEMKGVYSSPDSVLAEQSQQALFPDTLYSLDSGGNPENIPDLTYEAFYDFHSRYYHPSNARFFFWGDDPEDERLRLTAAALEGYTARPVNSDVPLQPRLETPRQIEVAYAASKGEKRALFTVNWLLGERGDVHQALLMEMLEHILEGLPGSPLRKALIASGLGEDTTGCGLETDLRQMYYSTGLKGVAPRDVQQAELLIFDTLAQLAEEGIPRSAVEAAVNSVEFAYRENNSGRFPRGLSAMVQSLTTWLYDGDPLAPLAWEAPLNALKARIEAGEPVFEQAIKDWFLNNEHRATVVLLPDTKLGKAREDAEKARVDAVQAAADAEARAKMVEETARLMEAQSAPDSPEALATIPALGIEDLPRENALLPRAVAELPETFLTHELPTQGIAYATLLLPLANVPDRLVPLLPLFARSLTETGTAKRDFTELGALMAAKTGGLGAETLVGLVRGSRKTFGYLGVSGKAVYDKLPDLFALTREILLEPLTDADVLRERLGQMLLEGKARLEHGLQSAGHAAVSARLRARFNGASAIAERTSGLSYLESVRGLLERMDTDPQSVLNDLEELRSRIIARPGAVVDCTAEAQGLALVETEARQLLRSLLPARAGASTDFGSAPLELPKGEAFIAPAQINYVGKAANIYDQGYVYHGSASVILRSLRMGYLWERVRVRGGAYGAFCNLDRLGGTLVCASYRDPNVDDTLAAFDGMAEYLRTFSPDKAQLTQAIVGAVGDLDSYLLPDAKGAQSLSRWLTDDTDAARALMREEILSTTEKHFREFAEVLAEVARNGATCVLGGPKTEATAKEHSWSSTKLV from the coding sequence ATGAACAAGCACGGATTCACTCTTCTTACAGAACAGCATCTGCACGAAGTGGACGGCACCGCCCGTTTGTGGCGGCACGAGGCCACGGGAGCGCAACTGCTTTCCATTAATAACTCTGACGAAAACAAGTGCTTTGGCGTCAACTTTCGCACGCCGCCAGCCGACTCCACAGGTGTTGCCCACATTCTGGAGCACTCCGTTCTTTGCGGGTCGGACAAATATCCCGTCAAGGAACCCTTTGTTGAACTGATGAAGGGATCGCTGCAAACCTTTCTCAACGCATTCACCTTCCCCGACAAGACCTGCTACCCCATCGCAAGCTGCAATCTGCGCGATTTTTACAATCTCATTGACGTCTACATAGACGCAGTGTTCCACCCGCGCATCGATGAGGATATCTTCCGGCAGGAAGGCTGGCACGTGGAGGCCGAAACGTCCGATGGCCCGTGGTCGTACAAGGGCGTGGTCTACAATGAAATGAAGGGCGTTTACTCCTCGCCCGATTCCGTCCTCGCGGAGCAGAGCCAGCAGGCGCTCTTCCCCGATACGCTCTACAGCCTTGATTCCGGCGGCAATCCGGAAAATATCCCCGACCTCACCTACGAGGCCTTTTACGATTTTCATAGCCGCTACTACCACCCCAGCAACGCCCGCTTTTTCTTCTGGGGCGACGACCCGGAAGACGAACGCCTGCGCCTGACGGCAGCCGCGCTTGAAGGCTACACGGCCCGCCCGGTCAATTCCGATGTGCCTTTGCAGCCGCGCCTGGAAACCCCACGCCAGATTGAAGTGGCCTATGCCGCCTCCAAGGGCGAAAAACGCGCGCTGTTTACGGTCAACTGGCTTTTGGGCGAGCGTGGGGACGTGCATCAGGCCCTGCTGATGGAAATGCTCGAGCATATCCTTGAAGGCCTGCCCGGCTCCCCCCTGCGCAAGGCGCTCATCGCCTCCGGCCTTGGTGAAGACACTACGGGCTGCGGGCTGGAGACTGACCTGCGCCAGATGTACTACTCCACCGGTCTCAAGGGCGTGGCCCCGCGCGATGTGCAGCAGGCCGAACTGCTCATTTTTGACACCCTGGCCCAACTGGCGGAAGAAGGCATCCCCCGCTCGGCAGTAGAGGCCGCCGTCAACAGCGTGGAATTCGCCTACCGTGAAAACAATTCGGGGCGCTTCCCCCGTGGGCTTTCGGCCATGGTGCAGTCCCTGACCACATGGCTGTATGATGGAGATCCGCTGGCTCCGCTGGCATGGGAAGCCCCGCTCAACGCCCTCAAGGCCCGCATCGAGGCTGGCGAACCCGTATTTGAACAGGCCATCAAGGACTGGTTCCTGAACAACGAGCACCGCGCCACCGTGGTGCTGCTGCCTGACACCAAGCTGGGCAAAGCCCGCGAAGATGCGGAAAAGGCCCGCGTGGATGCCGTACAGGCCGCAGCCGATGCCGAGGCCCGCGCCAAGATGGTGGAAGAAACCGCCCGCCTCATGGAAGCCCAGAGCGCGCCCGACAGCCCGGAGGCTCTTGCGACCATCCCGGCCTTGGGGATTGAAGACCTGCCGCGTGAAAACGCCTTGCTGCCCCGCGCAGTGGCAGAACTGCCCGAGACATTTCTGACGCACGAACTGCCCACCCAGGGTATTGCCTACGCGACCCTGCTGCTGCCCCTTGCCAATGTGCCGGACAGGCTCGTGCCCCTGCTGCCGCTCTTTGCCCGTTCCCTCACCGAAACAGGCACCGCCAAACGCGATTTTACGGAGCTTGGCGCACTCATGGCCGCCAAAACGGGCGGCCTCGGCGCTGAAACGCTTGTGGGCCTTGTGCGCGGCAGTCGCAAGACTTTTGGCTACCTTGGCGTGTCGGGCAAGGCCGTGTACGACAAGCTGCCCGATCTCTTTGCCCTGACCCGCGAAATCCTGCTGGAACCCCTGACGGACGCCGATGTGTTGCGCGAACGCCTGGGCCAGATGCTGCTTGAAGGCAAGGCCCGGCTGGAGCATGGCTTGCAGTCCGCCGGTCATGCGGCGGTCAGCGCCCGCCTGCGGGCGCGCTTCAACGGCGCAAGCGCCATTGCCGAACGCACGTCGGGCCTGAGCTACCTTGAAAGCGTGCGCGGCCTGCTGGAGCGTATGGACACTGACCCGCAGTCTGTTTTGAATGATCTGGAAGAACTGCGCTCGCGCATCATCGCCCGTCCCGGCGCTGTTGTGGACTGCACCGCAGAGGCGCAGGGTCTTGCGCTGGTAGAAACGGAAGCCCGCCAGCTGCTGCGCTCGCTTTTGCCCGCGCGGGCAGGGGCGTCAACGGACTTTGGCAGCGCCCCTCTGGAACTGCCCAAGGGCGAAGCCTTCATTGCCCCGGCCCAGATCAACTATGTGGGTAAGGCCGCCAACATCTATGACCAGGGCTATGTGTACCATGGCTCCGCCAGCGTTATCCTGCGCAGCCTGCGCATGGGCTACCTGTGGGAGCGGGTGCGTGTACGCGGCGGCGCGTACGGCGCGTTCTGCAATCTCGACCGCCTGGGCGGCACCCTTGTGTGCGCCTCATACCGCGACCCCAACGTGGACGACACCCTGGCGGCCTTTGACGGCATGGCCGAATACCTGCGCACCTTCAGCCCGGACAAAGCCCAGCTCACCCAGGCCATAGTGGGCGCGGTGGGCGATCTGGACAGCTACCTGCTGCCCGACGCCAAGGGCGCGCAGTCCCTCTCGCGCTGGCTCACGGACGACACAGATGCCGCCCGCGCCCTCATGCGCGAAGAAATCCTTTCCACCACCGAAAAACACTTCCGCGAATTTGCCGAGGTGCTGGCCGAGGTTGCGCGCAACGGAGCCACCTGCGTGCTGGGCGGCCCCAAGACCGAAGCAACAGCAAAAGAACACAGCTGGAGCAGCACCAAACTGGTGTAG
- a CDS encoding DUF2079 domain-containing protein: MNMNCKSCTGGSALAEKLVLWYIPLAFAALFIWGSVLQMRSFVINDADFGYFITQIWRVWNGWDWQAPFSNVYEGKPFYAHHCTPLTALLAPLVGPWKSPYPLSVLQGVAVGAMAFILPRLVRALHEEADGDTPSGNWVWTAGFALLLFFFFRPVLTPWSRQVHYTTLVTPMLMLAVLMLHKRRWWALAGCCLVVFLAQERAAPSIFCLGMYAFLLLGQRRVGAILCLCSGLWFATATKVWLPYMRQLAGAGTGYAFSNFVDVGGQWNFKLRYYLHLLAYSWFLPLLGRKALLCLLCTLPYLAMVAVSGYGHMWAMAGQYEDLPGVFLMLSICHACMWVQGKLRPALWKKLLPAAGVVMAVIMLSTQTGWYNPAVTVARLLQHPDTQSYARLREALGQLPDFPPTVRVWAQSGLGPHVFYPYQRYTADISHMDGPLNDSVVMISPYAGTAYLAGGGGGVSRGEFERAEAFFDAHPDLVRVKSSDVLVIYAGKSLRETQPELVQGLSR; the protein is encoded by the coding sequence ATGAACATGAACTGCAAGTCCTGTACAGGTGGGTCTGCGCTGGCAGAAAAGCTGGTGCTCTGGTACATTCCTCTGGCTTTTGCCGCCTTGTTCATATGGGGCAGCGTGTTGCAGATGCGCAGCTTTGTCATCAATGATGCGGATTTTGGCTACTTTATCACGCAGATTTGGCGGGTCTGGAACGGCTGGGACTGGCAGGCTCCTTTTTCCAACGTCTATGAGGGCAAACCCTTTTACGCCCACCATTGCACCCCCCTGACGGCCCTGCTGGCTCCCCTTGTGGGGCCGTGGAAGAGCCCGTACCCCCTCAGCGTTCTGCAAGGCGTGGCGGTGGGGGCAATGGCCTTTATTCTGCCCCGGCTGGTGCGCGCCCTGCATGAAGAAGCAGACGGCGATACGCCTTCCGGCAACTGGGTGTGGACGGCAGGTTTTGCGCTGCTTCTTTTCTTTTTTTTCCGCCCGGTGCTCACGCCGTGGTCGCGGCAGGTTCACTACACAACTCTTGTTACGCCCATGCTCATGCTGGCCGTGCTCATGCTGCACAAGCGCCGCTGGTGGGCGCTTGCCGGATGCTGCCTTGTGGTCTTTCTGGCGCAGGAACGCGCCGCGCCCAGTATTTTCTGTCTGGGCATGTATGCCTTTTTGCTGCTGGGCCAGCGGCGTGTCGGCGCGATTTTATGCCTGTGTTCCGGGCTGTGGTTTGCCACGGCTACAAAGGTATGGCTGCCCTACATGCGCCAGCTTGCGGGCGCGGGGACGGGCTATGCCTTCAGCAACTTTGTAGATGTGGGCGGACAGTGGAATTTCAAGCTGCGCTACTATCTGCATCTGCTGGCTTACTCGTGGTTTTTGCCCCTGCTTGGGCGCAAGGCCTTGCTCTGCCTGCTGTGTACCTTGCCCTATCTCGCCATGGTGGCTGTCTCCGGCTACGGTCATATGTGGGCCATGGCCGGGCAGTATGAGGATTTGCCCGGCGTGTTCCTGATGCTGTCCATCTGCCACGCCTGCATGTGGGTGCAGGGCAAGCTGCGCCCCGCGTTGTGGAAAAAGCTTCTGCCCGCCGCCGGTGTGGTGATGGCCGTCATAATGCTCTCTACGCAGACAGGCTGGTATAATCCGGCTGTGACTGTGGCGCGGCTGCTGCAACATCCCGATACCCAGTCGTATGCGCGCCTGCGCGAAGCTCTGGGGCAGTTGCCGGATTTTCCCCCGACTGTGCGAGTGTGGGCGCAGTCCGGCCTTGGGCCGCACGTATTTTATCCCTATCAGCGCTATACCGCCGACATATCGCACATGGACGGCCCGCTGAACGACAGCGTGGTGATGATTTCACCCTATGCGGGCACGGCCTACCTTGCGGGCGGCGGGGGCGGGGTGTCGCGCGGGGAATTTGAGCGGGCGGAGGCGTTTTTTGACGCGCATCCCGATCTTGTCCGCGTAAAGAGCAGCGATGTTCTGGTAATTTATGCAGGAAAGAGTCTTCGCGAAACCCAGCCTGAGCTTGTGCAGGGGCTGAGTCGGTAG
- the rpsB gene encoding 30S ribosomal protein S2, with the protein MAYVSMKQMLETGVHFGHQTRRWNPKMRPYIFGARNGIHIIDLQQTVKLFRVAYDKVVDTVAKGGKVLFIGTKRQAQEAVAAEAGRAGQFHVTNRWMGGTLTNFVTIQKSVDRLKKLEAMFGDGTINRYQKKEILLLEREMKKLEETLGGIKNMDRTPQLAFIIDPHREDIAVKECRKLGIPIVAVTDTNCDPDVIDYIIPGNDDAIRAIKLFVAAFAEACMEGEAMNKDHKGEVVNAEEAMQKAEAAASAPEAAPAE; encoded by the coding sequence ATGGCTTATGTCAGCATGAAGCAAATGCTGGAAACCGGCGTGCATTTCGGTCACCAGACCCGCCGCTGGAACCCCAAGATGCGTCCTTACATCTTTGGCGCCCGCAACGGCATCCATATCATCGACCTGCAGCAGACCGTCAAGCTGTTCCGCGTTGCCTACGACAAAGTGGTCGACACTGTTGCCAAGGGCGGCAAGGTGCTGTTCATCGGTACCAAGCGCCAGGCTCAGGAAGCCGTGGCCGCTGAAGCTGGCCGCGCCGGTCAGTTCCACGTGACCAACCGTTGGATGGGCGGCACGCTCACCAACTTTGTCACCATCCAGAAGAGCGTGGATCGTCTGAAGAAGCTGGAAGCCATGTTTGGCGACGGCACCATCAATCGCTACCAGAAGAAGGAAATTCTGCTTCTGGAACGCGAAATGAAAAAGCTCGAGGAAACCTTGGGCGGTATCAAGAACATGGACCGCACTCCCCAGCTTGCCTTTATCATCGACCCGCACCGTGAAGACATCGCCGTAAAGGAATGCCGCAAGCTCGGCATCCCGATCGTGGCCGTGACCGACACCAACTGCGACCCCGATGTTATTGACTACATCATCCCCGGCAACGACGACGCCATCCGCGCCATCAAGTTGTTTGTGGCTGCTTTCGCCGAAGCCTGCATGGAAGGCGAAGCCATGAACAAGGATCACAAGGGCGAAGTCGTCAACGCTGAAGAAGCCATGCAGAAGGCCGAAGCCGCCGCTTCCGCTCCGGAAGCCGCTCCCGCCGAATAG